In a single window of the Prochlorococcus marinus str. AS9601 genome:
- the rsmG gene encoding 16S rRNA (guanine(527)-N(7))-methyltransferase RsmG: MKKQNIPEEILSLITEEEINLFQELQIKIKELNNKTNLTRLTDGDDYWVSQVFDSIWPFKAFTNINFDNKKFLDIGSGCGFPGLAYAITHPNSEIYLIDSLKKKTDAIKILVEQINFKNNIHVINDRVENLAHQSSMRNNFNIATTRAVSNPSTVSEYILPMLKKEGFGVLYCGKWTNQESKNLDKTLEILEGKVKDKKEILLPRNKGTRNIILIQSKNFCPEIYPRKVGKPEKNPL; encoded by the coding sequence ATGAAAAAACAAAACATTCCAGAAGAAATTCTTTCCTTAATAACTGAAGAAGAAATAAATTTATTTCAAGAGTTACAAATTAAAATTAAAGAATTAAATAATAAGACCAATCTCACAAGATTAACTGATGGTGATGATTATTGGGTATCTCAAGTTTTTGACAGCATTTGGCCATTCAAAGCTTTCACGAATATTAATTTTGATAATAAAAAATTTTTAGATATTGGATCAGGCTGTGGCTTCCCAGGTTTAGCTTATGCAATAACTCATCCTAATTCTGAGATATACCTAATTGATTCTTTGAAAAAGAAAACAGATGCAATAAAAATTTTAGTTGAGCAGATCAATTTCAAAAACAATATTCATGTAATCAATGATCGTGTTGAGAATTTAGCCCACCAATCGTCAATGAGAAATAATTTTAATATTGCAACAACTAGAGCGGTTAGTAATCCATCAACAGTTTCAGAATATATACTACCAATGTTAAAAAAAGAAGGGTTTGGAGTTTTATATTGTGGCAAATGGACGAATCAAGAAAGCAAAAATCTAGATAAAACTTTAGAAATATTAGAAGGGAAAGTTAAAGATAAAAAAGAGATACTATTACCAAGAAATAAAGGAACCCGAAATATTATTCTTATTCAATCAAAGAATTTTTGTCCTGAAATTTACCCAAGAAAAGTTGGCAAACCTGAAAAAAATCCATTATGA
- a CDS encoding DUF2997 domain-containing protein, whose protein sequence is MPQKTLRFKIHQDGKVEETVEGFIGNSCNEATKNLEDALGKVTVKNKTSDAFISNQSENSTQLNNESNVSF, encoded by the coding sequence ATGCCTCAAAAAACATTGAGATTCAAAATTCATCAAGACGGAAAAGTTGAAGAGACTGTTGAGGGATTTATTGGTAATTCATGCAATGAAGCTACAAAAAATCTCGAAGACGCTCTCGGTAAAGTAACAGTTAAGAATAAAACTTCTGATGCTTTCATCTCTAATCAAAGTGAAAACTCAACACAATTAAATAACGAATCTAATGTCTCATTTTAG
- a CDS encoding DNA-directed RNA polymerase subunit beta', translating to MTSSKPKKTSRVRKTTKNSKKNNPVTMPALAKTPPSFKNKVVDKKALKNLVSWAYKTHGTAITAAMADNLKDLGFKYATQAAVSISVDDLKVPDAKQDLIGQAEEQISATEECYRLGEITEVERHTKVIDTWTETNERLVDAVKNNFNQNDPLNSVWMMANSGARGNMSQVRQLVGMRGLMANPQGEIIDLPIRTNFREGLTVTEYVISSYGARKGLVDTALRTADSGYLTRRLVDVAQDVIVREEDCGTERSIVVEAEDGKFGARLLGRLTAEDVLDAEENLLVPQNTAIDPALSGEIEKASINKVKIRSPLTCEANRSVCRRCYGWALAHNHLVDLGEAVGIIAAQSIGEPGTQLTMRTFHTGGVSTAESGVVRSKISGKVEFSSKAKIRGYRTPHGVEAKQAEVDFILKIVPQGNNSGKAQKIEVSSGSLLFVDDGEEINSDITVAQITAGAVKKSVEKATKDVICDLAGQVRYDKVIQPKEVTDRQGNITLKAQRLGRLWVLAGDVYNLPPNARPVISSGKSVDEGTVLAEASQSSEFGGQVRLRESIGDSREVQIVTTSMSLTNFKLIEESTHSGQIYNLESIDGISYRLNISPGSKISNGEVIADLTDERFRTKTGGLVKYAPGLSVKKARSSKNGFEVSQGGTLLWIPQETHEINKDISLLMIEDMKWIEAGTEVVKDIFSQTSGIVTVTQKNDILREITIRNGTFHECDDEEVLNRFTEEGNLVNPGEKILDGVDNKEILFVQKLETPKCRGLLLRTVEEFTIPDQAELPQLAHVKQEKGPYLGLKAIQRLTYKDGELIKSVEGVELLRTHLSIESFDATPQMTIDVESIEDKNDSSINRLNLVILESILVRRDTISDSSHGSTHTELQVNDNQLVKAGDVISTTQILCKEKGLVQLPNVVDDEPIRRLIVERQEDKIKIKISDKALVKVGDRVVDGDPISKSIKSTFCGEIEEVSNSSVTLRYGRPYMVSPDSVLHVKDGDLVLRGDGLALLVFERQKTGDIVQGLPRIEELLEARRPRDAAILCKKSGIVQIKQGNDEESVSLSVIEKDDLVNEYQLLVGKNLMVSDGQQVAGGEPLTDGPLNPHELLDCYFNDLKDQKPLLDAARESISKLQRSMVSEVQNVYKSQGVAIDDKHIEVIVRQMTSKVRIEDAGDTTLLPGELIELRQVEDTNQAMAITGGAPAEFTPVLLGITKASLNTDSFISAASFQETTRVLTEAAIEGKSDWLRGLKENVIIGRLIPAGTGFSGFVEELSSEAGPHPDILAEESGGYRRAQNLRPDYTVDMPQSPAVSSSAILDDPSDEDLETTRNRHGIDPSSSNFAAFARPNAENQFSEDQLPDPAALEGLQEEGLLSDE from the coding sequence ATGACTTCATCTAAACCTAAAAAAACATCTAGAGTACGTAAAACCACTAAAAACTCAAAAAAGAACAATCCAGTTACAATGCCTGCTCTTGCCAAAACGCCTCCATCTTTTAAGAATAAGGTAGTTGATAAGAAAGCCTTAAAAAATTTAGTATCTTGGGCTTATAAAACTCATGGAACTGCTATAACTGCAGCCATGGCTGATAATCTTAAAGACTTAGGATTTAAATATGCTACCCAAGCTGCTGTCTCTATTTCAGTAGATGACTTAAAAGTTCCTGATGCTAAACAAGATTTAATAGGGCAAGCTGAAGAGCAAATATCTGCTACAGAAGAATGCTATAGACTTGGTGAAATTACCGAAGTTGAAAGGCATACAAAAGTTATAGATACCTGGACTGAAACTAATGAAAGATTGGTAGATGCTGTAAAGAATAATTTTAATCAAAATGATCCTTTGAATTCCGTTTGGATGATGGCTAATTCAGGAGCAAGGGGTAACATGTCTCAGGTAAGGCAACTTGTTGGTATGAGGGGATTGATGGCTAATCCTCAAGGAGAAATCATTGACCTTCCCATAAGAACCAATTTTAGAGAAGGATTAACAGTTACTGAATATGTAATTTCTTCTTATGGAGCGAGGAAAGGTTTGGTGGATACTGCTCTAAGAACAGCGGATTCTGGTTATTTGACTCGAAGATTAGTTGATGTCGCTCAAGATGTAATTGTTAGAGAAGAAGATTGTGGAACAGAACGATCAATAGTTGTTGAAGCTGAAGATGGGAAATTTGGAGCAAGGCTTCTTGGTAGGCTTACCGCTGAGGATGTTTTGGATGCCGAAGAAAACCTTCTTGTTCCTCAAAACACTGCAATAGATCCTGCATTATCAGGAGAAATTGAAAAAGCATCCATTAATAAAGTAAAAATCAGATCCCCATTAACGTGTGAAGCTAATAGATCGGTTTGTAGGAGGTGTTACGGATGGGCATTGGCTCATAATCATTTAGTTGATTTAGGTGAGGCAGTTGGAATTATTGCTGCTCAATCAATTGGCGAGCCAGGAACTCAATTGACAATGAGAACTTTCCATACTGGAGGTGTATCGACTGCTGAAAGTGGAGTAGTAAGATCAAAAATTTCTGGTAAAGTTGAATTTAGTTCAAAAGCAAAGATTAGAGGTTATAGAACCCCTCATGGCGTAGAAGCTAAACAAGCGGAAGTTGATTTCATACTAAAAATAGTTCCTCAAGGAAATAATTCTGGCAAAGCTCAGAAAATTGAAGTTTCTAGCGGATCGCTTCTATTTGTAGATGATGGTGAAGAAATTAATTCTGATATAACTGTTGCTCAGATTACTGCTGGAGCAGTGAAAAAGAGTGTAGAAAAAGCAACAAAAGATGTCATCTGTGATTTGGCTGGTCAAGTTAGATACGATAAAGTTATTCAACCAAAAGAGGTAACGGATAGACAGGGTAATATTACCTTAAAAGCTCAAAGATTGGGCAGATTATGGGTTTTAGCTGGAGATGTTTATAACTTACCCCCTAATGCAAGACCTGTTATTTCATCTGGAAAATCTGTAGATGAAGGAACTGTTTTAGCAGAAGCGAGTCAATCAAGCGAGTTTGGAGGACAAGTTCGATTAAGAGAATCAATAGGAGATTCAAGAGAAGTTCAGATTGTGACCACATCAATGTCTTTAACTAATTTCAAATTAATTGAAGAATCTACTCACTCAGGTCAAATATATAATTTGGAGTCTATTGATGGTATATCCTATCGTTTGAATATTTCCCCCGGAAGTAAAATCAGTAATGGTGAGGTAATAGCAGATCTAACGGATGAAAGGTTCCGTACAAAAACTGGTGGCCTAGTCAAATATGCACCAGGATTAAGTGTCAAAAAAGCAAGATCATCTAAAAATGGTTTTGAAGTAAGTCAAGGAGGTACATTGCTCTGGATTCCTCAAGAAACACATGAAATTAATAAGGACATATCCCTTTTAATGATCGAAGATATGAAATGGATTGAAGCTGGTACAGAAGTTGTAAAAGATATTTTTAGTCAAACATCAGGAATTGTTACTGTTACACAAAAAAATGATATCCTTCGTGAAATAACTATAAGAAATGGAACTTTTCATGAGTGTGATGATGAAGAAGTTTTAAATAGATTTACAGAAGAAGGAAATCTTGTAAATCCAGGTGAAAAGATTTTAGATGGTGTTGATAATAAAGAAATTCTATTTGTTCAAAAATTAGAAACACCCAAATGTCGAGGATTGTTATTAAGAACTGTTGAAGAATTTACTATCCCTGACCAAGCGGAATTACCCCAACTTGCACATGTTAAGCAGGAAAAAGGACCATATCTAGGCTTAAAAGCTATCCAAAGGCTTACCTATAAAGACGGTGAATTGATAAAATCAGTTGAAGGAGTTGAATTACTTAGAACACATTTAAGCATTGAAAGCTTTGATGCTACTCCTCAAATGACCATTGACGTAGAGTCTATTGAAGATAAAAATGATTCATCAATTAATAGATTAAATTTAGTAATTTTGGAGTCTATTCTTGTAAGAAGAGACACTATATCTGACTCTAGTCATGGCTCAACACATACAGAACTACAAGTTAATGATAACCAATTAGTAAAAGCAGGAGATGTAATTTCTACTACTCAAATTCTTTGTAAAGAGAAGGGATTGGTTCAATTGCCAAATGTTGTTGACGATGAGCCCATAAGAAGGTTAATTGTCGAAAGACAGGAAGATAAAATTAAAATTAAAATTAGTGATAAAGCATTAGTTAAAGTCGGAGATCGCGTAGTTGATGGTGATCCTATTAGTAAGTCTATAAAATCAACTTTTTGCGGAGAAATAGAAGAAGTTTCTAATAGTTCAGTAACCTTAAGATATGGGAGGCCTTATATGGTTTCTCCTGATTCAGTTTTACATGTAAAAGACGGAGATTTAGTACTTAGGGGAGATGGTTTAGCTTTACTTGTTTTTGAAAGGCAGAAAACTGGAGACATTGTACAAGGATTGCCTCGCATTGAAGAGTTATTAGAAGCTAGGAGACCCCGAGATGCTGCAATTTTATGTAAAAAATCAGGAATCGTTCAGATAAAACAAGGTAATGATGAAGAATCAGTTTCTTTGTCGGTTATTGAAAAAGATGATTTAGTTAATGAATATCAGCTATTAGTTGGAAAAAATCTAATGGTTAGTGATGGACAACAAGTTGCAGGTGGAGAACCTTTAACAGATGGTCCACTTAATCCGCATGAACTATTAGATTGCTATTTTAATGATTTAAAAGATCAAAAGCCCCTTTTGGATGCTGCTCGAGAATCTATATCAAAACTACAAAGAAGTATGGTAAGTGAGGTGCAGAATGTTTATAAGTCACAGGGTGTAGCAATCGATGACAAGCATATTGAAGTTATTGTTAGACAGATGACAAGTAAAGTCCGTATAGAAGATGCTGGGGATACTACTCTTTTGCCCGGTGAACTCATAGAGTTGAGGCAAGTGGAAGATACAAACCAAGCAATGGCAATTACAGGAGGAGCTCCAGCAGAATTTACTCCTGTTTTGTTGGGTATTACCAAAGCCTCCCTCAATACAGATAGCTTTATTTCCGCAGCATCGTTCCAAGAAACAACAAGGGTTCTTACAGAAGCTGCAATTGAAGGTAAATCTGATTGGTTAAGAGGTTTAAAAGAAAATGTTATTATCGGTAGATTAATCCCTGCAGGCACTGGTTTTAGCGGATTTGTGGAGGAATTATCCTCAGAGGCTGGACCTCATCCCGATATCCTTGCAGAAGAGTCTGGTGGGTACAGAAGAGCACAGAACTTAAGGCCAGATTATACGGTTGATATGCCACAATCACCTGCTGTAAGCTCTAGTGCAATACTTGATGATCCTAGTGATGAAGATTTGGAGACAACTAGAAACAGACATGGAATCGATCCTTCTTCTAGTAATTTCGCGGCTTTCGCAAGGCCTAATGCTGAAAATCAATTTTCTGAAGATCAATTACCAGATCCTGCCGCATTGGAGGGATTGCAGGAGGAGGGTCTTCTTTCTGATGAATAA
- a CDS encoding DUF1257 domain-containing protein: protein MSHFSTIKTQLKEVEPLIKALNYFGYSINQEKKFVKGYKGQFTPVDISMNLPGDTQVGFKWDNNSNSYELVTDLDLWKFEIPVERFISKVTQMYAYQTIISKTQEDGYQIVEEKNKNDGSIELVLTKWEN from the coding sequence ATGTCTCATTTTAGTACAATTAAAACTCAGCTCAAAGAAGTAGAGCCATTAATTAAGGCTTTAAATTATTTCGGTTATAGTATCAACCAAGAAAAAAAGTTTGTGAAAGGATATAAAGGTCAATTCACACCCGTTGATATAAGTATGAATTTACCTGGTGATACACAAGTTGGATTTAAATGGGACAACAATTCTAATTCATATGAATTAGTTACTGACCTTGATCTATGGAAATTTGAGATTCCAGTAGAAAGATTTATCTCAAAAGTTACACAAATGTATGCTTACCAAACAATCATTTCTAAAACGCAAGAAGATGGATATCAAATCGTAGAGGAAAAAAATAAAAATGATGGTTCTATTGAATTGGTCTTAACCAAGTGGGAAAACTAA
- the rlmN gene encoding 23S rRNA (adenine(2503)-C(2))-methyltransferase RlmN, whose product MKNLLGSSINDLENVALDYGQAAFRGRQIYNWIYNYRNKNKNIDQIEVLPLDFREKLKVDGFKVSELVIKERNLANDGTLKLLLSTEDNESIECVGIPTEKRLTACLSSQVGCPMDCKFCATGKEGLKRSLKASEILDQILFIEYEMNRKVTNIVFMGMGEPLLNIDELLLSIRSINNDFQISQRKITVSTVAIPKMISKLSAKSFQILSNCQFTLAISLHASNQKTRETIIPSAKNYEIKNIIEDCKTFVRETGRRVSFEYLMLSGVNDKLEHACELSNLLKGFQCHVNLIQYNQIDEVEFQRTSLKNLQLFQSRLVNNGIAVSLRKSRGLDKNAACGQLRQNAKSK is encoded by the coding sequence TTGAAAAATCTTCTTGGAAGTAGTATTAATGATTTAGAAAATGTAGCTTTAGATTATGGGCAGGCTGCTTTCAGGGGTCGCCAAATCTATAACTGGATTTATAACTATAGAAATAAGAACAAAAATATTGATCAAATAGAAGTTTTACCTTTAGATTTTAGAGAGAAGTTAAAGGTTGATGGTTTTAAGGTTAGTGAGCTGGTTATTAAAGAAAGAAACTTAGCTAACGATGGTACTTTAAAGTTGTTACTTTCTACAGAAGATAATGAAAGTATTGAGTGCGTTGGTATACCAACTGAAAAAAGATTAACTGCTTGTCTTTCTAGTCAAGTTGGTTGTCCAATGGACTGCAAATTTTGTGCAACTGGTAAGGAAGGTTTGAAGAGATCTTTAAAAGCAAGTGAAATTTTAGATCAAATTTTATTTATCGAATATGAAATGAACAGAAAAGTGACTAATATTGTTTTCATGGGTATGGGTGAGCCCTTATTGAATATTGATGAATTACTTTTGTCAATTAGATCTATAAATAATGATTTTCAGATCAGTCAGAGAAAGATAACTGTAAGCACAGTAGCTATTCCAAAAATGATAAGTAAATTATCAGCAAAATCTTTTCAGATTTTGAGTAATTGTCAATTTACATTAGCAATTAGCCTACATGCTTCAAATCAAAAAACAAGAGAGACCATAATACCAAGTGCAAAAAACTATGAAATCAAAAATATAATCGAAGACTGTAAGACATTCGTAAGAGAAACTGGTCGAAGGGTAAGTTTTGAATATCTAATGCTAAGTGGGGTAAATGATAAATTAGAACATGCTTGTGAATTGAGTAATTTGCTGAAAGGTTTTCAATGTCATGTAAATTTAATCCAGTATAACCAAATTGACGAGGTTGAATTTCAACGAACCTCTTTAAAAAATCTTCAATTATTCCAATCTAGACTTGTTAACAATGGCATCGCTGTTAGCTTGCGAAAAAGCAGAGGTCTAGATAAAAATGCTGCATGTGGTCAGCTAAGACAAAATGCAAAAAGTAAATAG
- a CDS encoding J domain-containing protein, translating into MKGETSYYKILGVNENASNHELRKAFCKLSIELHPDTTSLEIDVAKSKFQEVLEAYEHLNNSNLRKIYDDKLKENSRIKNNTNVLNNLVIDSNNQNLIGNRRPFSNGELFSLFLLIIIISISLIGSIFIASFTGKELETMPLWLIK; encoded by the coding sequence TTGAAAGGGGAAACTTCCTATTACAAAATCTTAGGTGTAAATGAAAATGCATCCAATCATGAATTAAGAAAGGCATTTTGTAAACTTTCTATTGAGTTGCATCCCGATACAACTTCATTAGAAATAGACGTTGCTAAAAGTAAATTTCAAGAAGTTCTTGAAGCTTATGAACATCTAAATAATAGTAATTTAAGGAAAATATATGATGACAAACTAAAAGAAAACTCTAGGATTAAAAATAATACTAACGTTTTAAATAATTTAGTAATCGATTCTAATAATCAAAATTTAATAGGAAATAGAAGACCTTTTTCGAATGGAGAATTGTTTTCGTTGTTTCTTTTAATTATCATCATTTCTATAAGTTTAATTGGTTCAATTTTTATTGCTTCTTTTACTGGAAAAGAATTAGAGACAATGCCGCTATGGCTAATTAAATAA
- a CDS encoding ferredoxin, which translates to MDFTDPFHNNEENIEISGYEPVLGGQLAERAVWVDEAKCIGCQYCVHVASNTFTVDEFHGRSRAIRQDGDSSDVIQEAIDTCPVDCIHWVKFEELDDLENSLDRDMFQTFGKPPRMNKH; encoded by the coding sequence ATGGATTTTACGGATCCATTTCATAATAATGAAGAAAATATTGAGATTTCAGGCTATGAGCCAGTTTTGGGTGGTCAGTTAGCCGAAAGAGCAGTTTGGGTTGATGAAGCAAAGTGTATTGGTTGTCAGTACTGTGTTCACGTCGCTTCGAATACTTTCACTGTTGATGAATTTCATGGTAGAAGTCGAGCTATTAGGCAAGATGGAGATAGTTCTGATGTCATACAAGAAGCAATAGATACATGCCCTGTTGATTGTATTCATTGGGTCAAATTTGAAGAATTAGATGATTTAGAGAATAGTCTCGATAGGGATATGTTTCAAACATTTGGAAAGCCACCGAGAATGAATAAGCACTAA
- a CDS encoding HEAT repeat domain-containing protein — protein MTKNNDSNKESLVDIAVDPDVLARELALEIEIDPLEQIDEDAFSKNLNISQECDAALNLLKGNREERIQGLRIFCEYRDQRSFPLLLPLLDQPCPVERMSVVYALGRNPCPSAVQKLVSLLKTDDNAYVRRATAWSLANYDNQIVLEPLINALKNDVAAVRLWSSSSLAEIGNVSFENAQLAAEQLLISLKIDNEPGVRSNCIWSLCRLYEKLNNTFQESFVDECTKIALFDKEPSVMEEAKTALDSMGMQGFYN, from the coding sequence ATGACAAAAAATAATGATTCTAATAAAGAAAGCTTAGTTGATATCGCTGTTGATCCAGATGTTTTGGCAAGAGAATTGGCTTTAGAGATTGAAATAGATCCTTTAGAACAAATTGATGAAGATGCTTTTTCAAAAAATTTAAATATTAGTCAAGAGTGTGATGCAGCTTTGAATTTGCTCAAAGGTAATAGAGAAGAGCGAATACAAGGCTTACGAATATTTTGTGAGTATAGAGATCAAAGATCTTTTCCCCTTTTATTACCATTGCTTGATCAACCTTGCCCTGTTGAAAGAATGAGTGTTGTATATGCTTTAGGTCGTAATCCATGTCCTAGTGCAGTCCAGAAACTTGTCAGTCTTTTGAAGACAGATGATAATGCTTATGTCAGAAGAGCAACTGCATGGAGCTTAGCTAATTATGATAACCAAATTGTTTTAGAACCATTAATAAATGCTTTAAAGAATGATGTGGCTGCAGTAAGGTTATGGTCATCAAGTTCCTTAGCTGAAATTGGAAATGTTTCTTTTGAGAACGCTCAATTAGCAGCAGAACAACTTTTAATAAGTTTAAAGATAGATAATGAACCAGGTGTAAGAAGTAATTGTATTTGGTCATTGTGTAGGTTGTACGAAAAATTAAACAATACATTCCAAGAAAGTTTTGTTGATGAATGTACTAAGATAGCTCTCTTCGATAAAGAACCATCCGTTATGGAAGAAGCAAAAACTGCCCTTGATTCAATGGGGATGCAAGGTTTTTATAATTAA
- a CDS encoding high light inducible protein encodes MIKPDIVPKRKLPRYGFHFYNERLNGRMAMIGFIALILTEFFLKHGLLLW; translated from the coding sequence ATGATTAAGCCAGACATTGTACCCAAAAGAAAATTACCCCGTTATGGATTCCATTTTTATAATGAAAGACTGAATGGAAGAATGGCTATGATTGGTTTTATTGCCCTTATTCTTACAGAATTCTTTTTAAAACATGGTTTGCTGTTATGGTGA
- a CDS encoding aldo/keto reductase: protein MQYRRFGRTNLKIPVLSLGGMRFQKSWDQLDFSEVSYEEQNKVENILDLASQYGLSHVETAKYYGTSEVQLGMCFKNTKKIPNIIQTKIPPNSDPEIFERDVLSSIEKLKVKKIDLLAIHGINTAEHLHQAIRDGGCIDILRNFQKENLIGSIGFSTHGKSSLIEKAISTNLFDYVNLHWYFINQENTKVINLANKHDLGVFIISPTDKGGHLHTPSRKMLEFCKPLHPIVFNDLFCLRNKNVHTLSVGIAKETDFALHLEAIALLSESEKYVPKIINKLRQESVNSLGLEWHQNWNRNLPSWEYTPGNINIPVLLWLSNLIDWLGMEGYARARYQLLGNGSHWFPGFNANLLDVDVSEGQLLKVLEDHINPKKVIKKLRNLKEKFGDKNAKRLSRK from the coding sequence ATGCAATATCGTAGATTTGGTAGAACCAATCTGAAGATTCCTGTTTTATCTTTAGGTGGTATGAGATTTCAAAAAAGTTGGGATCAATTAGATTTTTCTGAGGTTTCATACGAAGAACAAAATAAAGTAGAAAATATATTAGATCTTGCATCACAATATGGCTTAAGTCATGTAGAAACCGCCAAGTACTATGGAACTTCTGAGGTGCAATTAGGGATGTGTTTTAAGAATACTAAGAAAATCCCAAATATAATCCAAACAAAGATTCCACCAAATAGTGATCCGGAAATTTTTGAGCGAGATGTATTATCTAGCATTGAAAAATTGAAAGTTAAAAAAATTGATTTGTTAGCAATACATGGTATTAATACTGCTGAACATTTACATCAGGCTATTCGAGATGGAGGTTGCATTGATATTTTGAGGAATTTTCAAAAAGAAAATTTAATTGGATCTATTGGATTTTCAACGCATGGAAAATCTTCACTTATTGAAAAGGCCATATCAACAAACTTATTTGATTATGTAAATTTGCACTGGTATTTCATTAATCAGGAAAATACAAAGGTTATTAATTTAGCCAATAAGCATGATCTTGGGGTTTTCATAATAAGTCCCACTGATAAAGGGGGACATCTTCATACACCCTCAAGAAAAATGTTGGAATTTTGTAAACCACTTCATCCTATAGTTTTTAATGATCTTTTTTGCTTAAGAAATAAAAATGTCCATACTTTGAGTGTCGGTATTGCAAAAGAGACAGATTTTGCTCTGCATTTAGAAGCTATCGCATTGTTATCAGAATCTGAGAAGTATGTGCCTAAGATAATTAACAAATTAAGGCAGGAATCAGTTAATTCCTTAGGTTTAGAGTGGCATCAAAATTGGAATAGAAATTTACCAAGTTGGGAATATACTCCGGGAAATATTAATATTCCTGTTCTGCTTTGGCTTTCAAATTTAATTGATTGGTTGGGTATGGAAGGCTATGCAAGAGCCAGATATCAATTACTTGGTAATGGAAGCCACTGGTTCCCAGGATTCAACGCGAATTTACTAGATGTAGATGTTTCTGAAGGGCAATTATTGAAAGTATTAGAAGATCATATAAATCCAAAAAAAGTTATAAAAAAATTGAGAAATTTAAAAGAAAAGTTTGGAGATAAGAATGCTAAAAGATTATCAAGAAAATAA